A stretch of DNA from Erwinia aphidicola:
ACCGAGCTGCTGCAGCTGGTGGTGGAGTGCGGCACCTACGAAGGGCAGGAGATGCACCGCCGGGTGCGCGACGATCACTGGCTGCATCTTTACGGCGACCCGCTTAGCGAGCAGGGCATCGCATTGAAAAAGCAGCTGTTTGAGGGGTTCTATCCGGCGGATGAAGACTGGCGAGCGCTAACGGCACTGCGTACCCGCCAGATCTTTCAGCGCGGCTGGGATGCCCTGATCGGCTAAGGCTACAGGCGCCCGTAGAAGGTCATGCGGGCGCTTTCCGACAGCGCAATATCCGGTTGTGCATTGTAAGCCAGCACCACCAGCATGCGCGTGGTATCGCCTTCCGTGGGCGAGACGCGATGCAGCGCATTACGCCCGCGGAACAGCACTAAATCCCCCGGTTCAATCGCCAGCTGCTGTACCGCACGTTCCCCGTCCAGCACTTCGGCCACCCCGGCAAAATTCATTTCACCCGCTTCCGCATCACGCAAATGGCTGACGTACTCAAACACGCCGCCCGCCTCGGGTTTCTGGATCAGCAAAGTAATAGCAAATGAGGAGTTATCGAAGTGCCAGCCCAGCTCCTGCCCGGTGTGCGCGTAGTGCAGGTTGATAGAGGAGAGCGTGTCGGCATAAGGATAAAGCTGCTGCTCCTGCAATACCCCGCAGAGAAACGCCTTAAACACCGCCGAGTCATACAGGGTACGCAGCGCGGAATCGGCCGGGATCTCTTCATCGGTGATGCAGCCTTTCGACGAGACCACCTGGCGGTTGCGCGGATGGTTGTCAGCATAGTGCGCATCGGGCTTTTGCAGATAGACGTTGTGCTGGCTGGCAGCGTAGAACGCCAGCTGCTGATTTTCATCGCCTTCCTGCTTAATCGCGGCCAGCGCATCCGCAGTCAGAAAGCCGCGCAGCACCAGCGCGCCGTCGCTGGCCAATTGCTGCTGGCAGCGGGCGATATAGTCAGCATCGTCAATCGGGTGGGTAGTGAGGTTAAGCAGCGGGGCAAGAGGATTCATCGCGTTCTCATCGGCAGAATGGGGATAAACCAATGTAAAGCTTTGCCCGACGCGTTGCTACGGGTTGTGGCTGATTTCTCATCAGATTATGGACAAAAAAAAGAACCCGATCTTTCAACCGGGCTCTCTTTCTCTGCGCTCGCCGCTGCGGGTAACAGCGACGAGGGCGGTGCGACAAGTACTCCCCAACAGGCGATATATTAGTACGCTTTGTGAGCAGGGTCAATGTGCGGTTATTGTGAAATTATCACTCAGGGTATTATAATTTCAGCGCTGTTGAAGAGTCGTCGTCACTTTTAAGGTGGGCAAGAAAAAGTTTTCGCTCCCGACCGGTAACAGGTGGTGCTGCCCGGTTTGCCTCCACCTGAGAGGGCGACAAGTGCTCCCCAACAGCGAGTACACGCCGTCAGGGGAAATGGAAAGGCACTGATGGTGCGGTGCGCACTCTCCCACAAGGAGCGTGCCGAGTGATAATTGCAGAAGCAATTCTGCTGGCGTTGAACATTGTTCTCGCCAGCCTGCAAATTGTCGTTGCGATAAAGCAACTGACCAGTAGCCGGTAAGGACACTGGAACTCTGAGCAAAGGCGAAGCTAACCCCTTCGCCTTTTTTCGTCTCTATCTAGAATAAAAGCAAAAAAAGAACCCGATCTTTCGACCGGGCTCTCTTTCTCAGCGCTCGCCGCTGCGGGTAACAGCGGTAAGGGCGGTGCGACAAGTACTCTCCTCAACGGGTGAGATTTTAGTACGCTTTGTGAGCAGGGGCAATATGCACTTATTGTGAGATTATCACTGACGGGATTATCATTTCGCCGCTTTCCCAGGGCCACCATTGCTCAGCGCGTTGAGATCGGTTTCTGCCAGCAGCGATCGCAGCGGGGCGAACAGCGGCTGCGGCAGAGCGCCTACGTCAAACCACTGCCAGCCTTCACATTTTTCCGGTTCCAGGCGCTGCGGCGTGCCTTCGGCGTCGTAATTAAGCATAAAAATCGTGACGTAATGTTTCTGCTCACGGCTGAAAAAGTCGTTTGTAAAGGGACCATTAATACATTTCCCTAAGGTTAATCCGGTTTCTTCGGCGACCTCCCGTACAGCGCACTGCTGCGGTGTCTCGCCATACTCCAGATGCCCGCCGGGGGCTGACCAGTCGCCAGCACCGTGGCTGCCGCTGCGTTTCCCCAGTAACAGCAGGCCATTGCGGAATATCAGGACGCCAACGCCCACTCGTGGATAGGCCATATTTGCTCCTCGCGATAATGTTTTAAGCCGCCTCACCCTGCCCTCCGCCGAGGGCTGAAGTAAGACTGGGGTATCAGCTAAGCTTAACTATTGCCCTAATTTACAATCCATTTACAAATCCGCCTGCATAGTGTGAAACTGGTCACAATTTTTCAAACCAGGCACCCATTTATGTTAACACGCAGGACTCTCATTACTTCCGCTGCGGCGCTGCTGGGCGTGGCGGTACTCAATCCGTCACTCTCCTGGGGCGCCGCGCCCGCAGCCTCGAGCGACAGCCATATTTTCTACCGGATCTCGCTGTTATTAACCGGACGCACCCAGCTTAGCCCGCTGGTTTCAGAGCGCGCACTGCACTGCCTGGCGGCGGAAGATGCGCAGTTTCCAGCCCATCTTCAGCAGCTGAGCAGCGCGTTGCAGAGCGCGGGCATCACTCAAGCGGACCAGCTTAACGGTCATGCGCTGATGCAGGGTGGCAGCGGTGACACGATCAAAACCATTATCTCAGCCTGGTATCTCGGCTACACCGGTACGCCGGTTGCGCTGCGTGCCGTTGATAATACCCGTTTTGTCACCTACACCGATGCGCTGATGTATGCCCCGACGCTGGATGCCACCGTCATCCCAACGTATTCCCGTGGTCATACCAATTACTGGACCCAGCCGCCAGCAACACTAAAAAACGATTAACTCTTTCTCTTTTAATGTGAGCACCACGATGAGCCAACAATACGATGCCGACGTGATTGTCGTCGGTTCCGGCGCGCTGGGCAGTAATGCCGCCACTACGCTGGCCCGCATGGGCAAATCGGTGATTATTCTGGAAGCCGGAGAGAAGATCCCGCGCTGGAAAATCGTCGAAAACTTCCGTAATTCGCCGAAAAAAGGCAACTATAACTCGCCGTATCCGAACGAGCCCTGGGCGCACCACTCTTACGACGAACAGTATATTGAAAATACCGGTTCGTTCGACTTTCGCCCCGGCATGCTGAAGCTGGTGGGCGGCACGACCTGGCACTGGGCCGCAGCCTGCTGGCGCTATCTGCCGAATGATATGAAGCTGAAAACTCTGTACGGCGTCGGTCGCGACTGGCCGATGGAGTACAGCGAACTGGAGCCGTATTACCAGAAGGCGGAAGAGGCGCTCGGCGTGTGCGGCAGCGATACGGACGACCAGAGCGGCCAGGGCGGCAGCGCCTTTCCGCCGCGCTCAAAACCGTACCCGATGGAGCCGGAAGGCGAAACCTATATTTTCCAGCGCCTGAAAAGCCGCCTCAGCCCGGCCGGGTACCACTTTATCCATGAGCCTAATGGCCGCGCCACCCGTCCTTATGACGGTCGCCCGGCGTGCAGCGGCAACAACAACTGCATGCCGGTGTGCCCGATTGGCTCGATGTACAGCGGCGACAAGCACGCGCAGCACGCGGAAGATGCCGGGGCGCGTCTGCTGACCGACTCCACCGCGTGGAAGCTGGAAAAAGGCGCCGACGGTAAGATTGTGGCGGTACACGTACGCAGTTCAAAAGGCGTCGATACGCGCCTGACGGCGAAATATTTTATCGTTGCCGCACACGGGCTGGAAACGCCCAAGCTGCTGCTGATCTCGGATGTCGCCAACAGTTCCGATCAGGTTGGGCGTAACCTGATGGACCACACCGGCATGGGGCTGCAGTTCCTTGCCGATGAGCCGCTGTGGCCCGGCCGGGGAGCGGTGCAGCAGGGCGGCATCTTCAACTATCGCGACGGCGACTTCCGCAAAAAACACGCCGCCATCAAACACGCCATGTCGAACAACGTGCCGAATATGGCGGTGGCGCAGCGGCTGATCGCCAAAGGGGTCATCGGTAAGGCGCTCGACGAGCAGATCCGTCACCAGGCCGCGCGCTGGGTGGATATCTCCACGGTATTTGAGATCCTGCCGCACGCCACCAACACCGTGCGCCCGAGCAGCACGCGCAAAGATGCCCTCGGCATCCCGATGCTGACGGTGCATTACGAGGTGGATGATTACGTCAAGGCGGCGAAAAACGTGGTAGATGCCGACTATCGCCGCTTCGTCAGCCTGATGGGCGGAGAAGTGGTGGAGGACAACACCGGCTGGCAGAACCGCGACCACCTGATGGGCACGGTGATCATGGGCGCTGACCCGAAAGATTCGGTGGTCAATCACGAATGCCGCAGCTGGGATCACAGCAATCTGTTCCTTGCGACGACGGGCGTTATTCCGGCTTCCGGCGTCATCAACCCCACGCTGACCGGCGTGGCGCTGAGTATCCGCATGGCGGAAATCATTGAGAGGGAGATCTGATGATGAAAACGCTTCTGACTACTCTGCTGCTGACCTGCGCTTTCAGCGCGGCGGCGGCTGATGCACAGCCTGACCCGGCGCTGATTGCCCGCGGTAAGTACGTGGCCGTCGCCGCCGACTGCGGCGCCTGCCACCGTCAGACCGCTGAGAACGGCGCGCCGTTTGCCGGGGGCTACGCCATCGACTCGCCGATGGGGCGCATTATTGCCAGCAATATCACCCCGTCGAAGCAGTTCGGCATCGGCAACTACACGGAACAGCAGTTCGCCGACGCGCTGCGCAAAGGGGTGGCCGCCGACGGCAGTAACCTCTACCCGGCGATGCCGTACACCGCCTATCAGGGGATGACCGATGAGGATATCCGCGCGCTATACGCCTACCTGATGCACGACGTGAAGCCGGTCGAGCAGGCTCCGGCGGAGAAAACTCAACTGGCGTTCCCGTTCAATATTCGCCAGATCATGTGGGGCTGGAACCTGCTGTACCGCGACGATAAGCCTTTTAAACCGCAGGCCGATCTCAGCGCGCAGCTCAATCGCGGTAAATATCTGGTCGACGTGCTGGCCCACTGCAGCACCTGCCATACCCCGCGCAACCTAATGATGGCGGAAGAGAGCAGCCGCTATCTGGCGGGCAGCCCGCTGGGTGGCTGGTACGCCCCCAATATTACGCCGGATAAATCAGGGATTGGCGACTGGAGCCAGCAGGATATTGTCACCTATCTGAAAACCGGCCACCTTGAGGGCAAAGCGCAGGCGGCGGGTGCGATGGGCGAAGCGGTGGAGCACAGCTTCCAGTACCTGCCGGATAACGATTTGCAGGCAATTGCCGCGTGGATCAAACAGGTCCCCGCGCAGCAAAGCCCGCTGGCGGTCACCGCTGATAAACCGGCTGCGACCGATATCAACGCGGTGATTAGCGGGCAGGGCGACCAGGCTTCGCTGGCGGACAGCGCCACCACCGACGGTGCGGTGCTGTACAGCGGCGCCTGTTCCAGCTGCCATGGCCGGACGGGCGAGGGCACGAAGGATAACTTCTACCCGTCGCTGACCCACAACAGCGCGGTCTCCGCCGCCACGCCGAACAACCTGGTGATGACCATCGTTGACGGCATTCATCGTAAAAGCCGCGATGCGGACGTGGGCATGCCAGCGTTTGCTACCGAGCTGAACAACGCGCAGATTGCCTCGGTCACCCGCTATGTGCGCAGCCACTTTGCCGGAATTAATGATGAGTTAACGGCCGATGAGGTCGCCCAGCTGCGTCAGGGCGGGCAAGCGCCGCTGATTGTGCGTTACATGAACTGGCTGATTGCCGGAGGCGTGGTGCTGGTGCTGCTGCTCCTCTTCGCGCTGCTGCGCCTGCGCAGGCGCTAACCTCGCCAACCCATGAGCGGACCGTTCTGGTCCGCTTCTCTCTCTAACGCAGACGTTCCTGCACAAAATCACGGATGCTGCTCTCCTGACAGTGTTCAAAGAAGCAGTGCTGGAAGCGTTCCCCGGAAATCGCCGTTTTCACCAGCTCCGGGTCAATGGCGCGCAGCGTATCGAGATAGTTATCTTTGATCACCGCGGCCTTCACCTTGTTGAGGATCCCGGCGTTGCGCACCTGTGGCTCTTTGCGCTCCGGTGGGTAACCCTGACCTTTGGCACCGGCGAAGGCCTTCTCAAAGATAAAGCGCAGGTTCAGCTCCGCGCCCCAGCCAAAACCTTTAGCGAACGGCAGCGACAGCGCATTGCCATTGTTGATCTGGGCAAATAAATAGGCATCCGCCGGGTCGATGCAGTAGCCGCACACCACGCCGGGGTGAATATTGAGAGAGACCAGCGCGCCCTGACCGGTGCCGCACCCGGCGATGACAAAATCCACGGCTTTTGAATTCAGTAGCAGGCTGGCCATAATCCCCAGGTGGATGTAGGTCAGGTGGTGATCCTGCTCATCGCTCATGCCGACGTTATACACCGGAAAGTCCTGCTGGGCGGCAACCTGCTGCAGTTCATTCAGCACGATGGCGTTCTTCGCGGCCTGGCTGTTTTCCATCA
This window harbors:
- a CDS encoding HalD/BesD family halogenase, which produces MNPLAPLLNLTTHPIDDADYIARCQQQLASDGALVLRGFLTADALAAIKQEGDENQQLAFYAASQHNVYLQKPDAHYADNHPRNRQVVSSKGCITDEEIPADSALRTLYDSAVFKAFLCGVLQEQQLYPYADTLSSINLHYAHTGQELGWHFDNSSFAITLLIQKPEAGGVFEYVSHLRDAEAGEMNFAGVAEVLDGERAVQQLAIEPGDLVLFRGRNALHRVSPTEGDTTRMLVVLAYNAQPDIALSESARMTFYGRL
- a CDS encoding nucleotide triphosphate diphosphatase NUDT15; translation: MAYPRVGVGVLIFRNGLLLLGKRSGSHGAGDWSAPGGHLEYGETPQQCAVREVAEETGLTLGKCINGPFTNDFFSREQKHYVTIFMLNYDAEGTPQRLEPEKCEGWQWFDVGALPQPLFAPLRSLLAETDLNALSNGGPGKAAK
- a CDS encoding sorbitol dehydrogenase family protein, with protein sequence MLTRRTLITSAAALLGVAVLNPSLSWGAAPAASSDSHIFYRISLLLTGRTQLSPLVSERALHCLAAEDAQFPAHLQQLSSALQSAGITQADQLNGHALMQGGSGDTIKTIISAWYLGYTGTPVALRAVDNTRFVTYTDALMYAPTLDATVIPTYSRGHTNYWTQPPATLKND
- a CDS encoding GMC family oxidoreductase, giving the protein MSQQYDADVIVVGSGALGSNAATTLARMGKSVIILEAGEKIPRWKIVENFRNSPKKGNYNSPYPNEPWAHHSYDEQYIENTGSFDFRPGMLKLVGGTTWHWAAACWRYLPNDMKLKTLYGVGRDWPMEYSELEPYYQKAEEALGVCGSDTDDQSGQGGSAFPPRSKPYPMEPEGETYIFQRLKSRLSPAGYHFIHEPNGRATRPYDGRPACSGNNNCMPVCPIGSMYSGDKHAQHAEDAGARLLTDSTAWKLEKGADGKIVAVHVRSSKGVDTRLTAKYFIVAAHGLETPKLLLISDVANSSDQVGRNLMDHTGMGLQFLADEPLWPGRGAVQQGGIFNYRDGDFRKKHAAIKHAMSNNVPNMAVAQRLIAKGVIGKALDEQIRHQAARWVDISTVFEILPHATNTVRPSSTRKDALGIPMLTVHYEVDDYVKAAKNVVDADYRRFVSLMGGEVVEDNTGWQNRDHLMGTVIMGADPKDSVVNHECRSWDHSNLFLATTGVIPASGVINPTLTGVALSIRMAEIIEREI
- a CDS encoding cytochrome c; the encoded protein is MMKTLLTTLLLTCAFSAAAADAQPDPALIARGKYVAVAADCGACHRQTAENGAPFAGGYAIDSPMGRIIASNITPSKQFGIGNYTEQQFADALRKGVAADGSNLYPAMPYTAYQGMTDEDIRALYAYLMHDVKPVEQAPAEKTQLAFPFNIRQIMWGWNLLYRDDKPFKPQADLSAQLNRGKYLVDVLAHCSTCHTPRNLMMAEESSRYLAGSPLGGWYAPNITPDKSGIGDWSQQDIVTYLKTGHLEGKAQAAGAMGEAVEHSFQYLPDNDLQAIAAWIKQVPAQQSPLAVTADKPAATDINAVISGQGDQASLADSATTDGAVLYSGACSSCHGRTGEGTKDNFYPSLTHNSAVSAATPNNLVMTIVDGIHRKSRDADVGMPAFATELNNAQIASVTRYVRSHFAGINDELTADEVAQLRQGGQAPLIVRYMNWLIAGGVVLVLLLLFALLRLRRR
- a CDS encoding RpiB/LacA/LacB family sugar-phosphate isomerase yields the protein MKIALMMENSQAAKNAIVLNELQQVAAQQDFPVYNVGMSDEQDHHLTYIHLGIMASLLLNSKAVDFVIAGCGTGQGALVSLNIHPGVVCGYCIDPADAYLFAQINNGNALSLPFAKGFGWGAELNLRFIFEKAFAGAKGQGYPPERKEPQVRNAGILNKVKAAVIKDNYLDTLRAIDPELVKTAISGERFQHCFFEHCQESSIRDFVQERLR